ATTccataaataaatttttatttttacttgtcacttttcacagagaaaaataatttattttttatgttttgccCTTAGTATTAATTACTCATTCCAAATCATTTTTCAAATCCATTAAGATTGTACACCAATTAAGATGGGTgtcatggtaaattatgcactttatttattatttgttaagGGGTGTGCAAAGCCAATAgtagacaagtaaaagtgaatggGGGAGTATAaactaaaataattttaaaatattattactTATAGCTACCTTTTCTATTTTATAGCAAAACgtgtatttattttatttcctacCATTGAGGTAAGAAATATGCCAGTTATGTTCTTTTATCTCTCTCTATCAACAAGATTCTCAATCCTCTCTTTTCTCCCTCAAATCTCTCTCCCTTCTCTATCAAGGCAGCCGTCGTAGCAACCATTTTTGGTGGCGATGGTGGACTATTTGAAGCAAAGAGAGTAGATCTGAAACAAAGAGGGAGTAGGCGAACAGATCTGAAACAAAGAGGGAGTAGGCGAACAGATCTGGCCATGGCTACGAATTGAGCTTTTGAAAATCTGAAGCAGAGTCGTTGGAGAAGATTTGAGGGCGGGATTTTGTTCGTCTTCATTTTCAGTTTTAATACAATATATACAGTATTTTGCTTGGCCGCAAAACGCCATCTTCGGTgaactttcttctcttctttgttATTGAGTTACATACAATGATACAAATACATTGTATTCTGTACAAATACATATGTTTGTATAAATACATTTATACATTATATTTTTGCATGTATTTATATATTTTGAAGGTGTGTGTTTTTTTTAATACAGCCAAATAtcactatttttgtgattttttgttatTTGGATATAGTCGAATTGAATACGGTGAATTAAATACAATGTATAATAGTGAATAATGAATATCAGTGAATTGAATACAATGTATACAGTAGAATCGAATAGAACGGTATACACCATATTTCTtgattttttgttgtttgaatacaACTTAATTCAATATAGCGAAATTGAATACAATTCAATATTGCACTTTCCGTTATTAAACACACATTATCACTATTTTTTAGGCGGATTATCGCACCATATTTATAAATACAGTCGTGCGAATACATTGAATACAAAATTAAATAGTTGTAATTCGTATTTTTTAGGCTAATTACCTCACTGTATTAATATAGTTGCGCTAGCAACGAAATTTTGTAGAACTAATTtagttgagttaaattaggagtgaTACACACTAATTAGTCCTCTTTTCGTTATTAAAGAGCTGGATTCCCTACTTATTTGGCAAATTCCgcgactgtattcatgaatacagtagcgcgAATACAGTCCGATAACAACGATATATTACAATCCGATAACACCGAAATATTAgctataaaatatatatatatatatatatatatattcaagaGGAATTTCCAGAATTGTGTGTTGGATCACCTTCAGTATTTTTCAAGATGAATTCCAGAAATCATTATAGTTGTGACTATGGTCTTGACCACAAAACTGTTACGTAGTACGAAAACACACAAACACACAACTGTATctcacttttgttttcttttccatcAGCTATTATTGTTACTTTGACCAAACAAATTCACCGTTTCTTCCCCCCGCGGCAGATATTCCCTTGAATACAAAATTATAGATACATGAATTTGTTGGCCAAAGCAAATTACAGAATGATACAGTAACAATGTCCTTTACAGGCTCTGCATTCTTTTGGAAGCTCTGTTAACAATAATGCAAAATCATCAACTAAATTCGCACTGATTGCAGATCTCATTAGGAAGCATATTATTGGACCAAAAGAAGAAATGTAAAATGCAGTTAAGACAGCACACTTCGCTTTTTCACTTTTTTCCTCTTCTaaactttttttctttcttttttccttatcAAGAATGAAATTTCAAATGTCTCTAATCCAAAAAACAACCCATCCACCATTCCACCTATTCACAGATTCCAGCTCGAACTTGACAATAACTCTTCAGATACCTGGACCCAACAATCTGATAATAATTACTTCAAAAACCCAGTCCCACAACATTTACCATAAGTCTTTTCCGCCCAACTATATGGAAAGAACACTAaaagcaaaaccagtaacaatctGTTCATGATTACGTGCACATATACCCTATCTTGACTGATGCACCAGATGAAGCAATCATGTACAATGCTAAGTATGTCTGTTGGACTTCAACCAATCCCACAAAGAGCTGGACTCTCAGAGAGATAGGACTGGGGAAACTTCTATAATTAACTAAGCCGTACTAGAATCTCCATTAATCTTAGATTCTGCTCGTACATATGTCATACTCCGAGGAATAGGAGAAGGAACTGCATTACTTGAGGGTGTTAACAAACCAGAATTCTCAGCCGATGTGGGCTGAGCATCACGCTTCCATTGCATACTTCTAGCACCAGGCCTGACTGGGAGCCGGGACCTGTACAAAGTGGGAATGCCTCTAGGAAAAGGAACCCGGCCAAATCTAGAAACTGCAAAAGGACCAGCCCTTGTAACACGAGGCCATACAGTGACAGATGCTGCTTCAGGAGTAGCAGAGCTTTTCCTCACAACCTGCAGAAAAGAACAATACTTGGTGCTTAAATGAACAGAGAGGTCCCTCAAAAAAAGAGATGTAGAAACGACTACCacccccacccacccacccacccccAAACTTGCACAACCAAGAAGTTCAGGAACAGTTTATCCTGATACTTCAGTTGCCAAAGAGAAGGAGCCTTCCCAACGATTTCTTTTAGATAaagtaaataattttattaacaACCCGCATACAAAAGAAGAGAACCTACACCAAAATATGGTTCTCAACAAAAGAGGCCCAATCCTCTATACAAATAGGGGCCTCATGAGTACACCAAAAAGAATCTAGAAACAAACGACTATTTTGCAGTTAGAAGCATAAATTGCTAAAAGAATAGGGGCTTCTTCCCATTCTTCAAATTTCCCCAACTCATGGGGTGGGGCATCAAGTTAGTTATACAATTCACATCACATGGTGAAGAGGACACTTTAGCAAATCGTAACAGATTGCCAAAAGATTCTAGCTACTGTTGGCAATGAGAGTAGGTACACCATATTCTTCTCAGTTCTCAACATAATGGGAGTGGaccctcttcttttctttttttaaaatcttAGTGAGTGGAATGTAGGTGAATCCTGACACTCCAATCACTGACTatgttttccttaaataaattTAAAACCGGTTCGTGTGTGTGTTTCCCCTCGAAAGGTTCTTTACACTGGAAAAATTCTCCAAAACAAGTGAAGATCTAAGAAGCCACTTGGCCTCCATTTGGATGCCAGTAATTTCAAAAAGGCCTTGAATCGTGGAACTGGAACGAGTCTGTTGTTAAACAGTCGATCAATCAAATACTCAATTGCAAACAAGTTGAGTCAACCATATGAATTCTCTAGAACCATTCAGGTCATTCAGGCCCAAATCATTACAATACTTGTTTTGTAGTCTCTGGTTCACAATTCAACATTAAAATGTAATTTGCCGGGAGTAGTATATCCTACATCATGTACTTTAGGAAAACCTTGATTAAAAAGTACTATCTCAAATTAGAGTGTCTGAAATGCTTAAAGCAGCAAAGCTACTAACAAAAAGACTGTTGGAATTACAGTGTTCTTATGTTGAATTGATCTTAGAAATAGATCAAACAACAAACTGAAAAAGAATGGATAACAGATTGAATCACAAGATTTACCATTCCAAATAACCAGAGTATTGTTTCCAGAATAAAGGAATGCAACTCTTAACTCGCTATGGGGTCAGTGCATCATCATAACTGCGGTTCATGCATTTGCACACCCGCTATCTTTGTACGTACACATTCTTAATGCTATACTGTAGCTCTCCAACcccccaaaaaaacaaaaaataaaaaagaaaaacaggAAAGCAATACAATAATCCAAAATTAGATACGTGATACACTTATGAAACTAAGCCTCTATGTGCCTTTCCTGGAGTTACCACTTCTGTCTTTCCCTAGTAAGTAATCATCATTACACAGAAGGTTGCAGTAAGAATCGCACATAAAATTTAAGAAGTGTTTTGTTTTATTGCAGTGTTTTTTCGTGTTAGCAACTTATTATTATGAGAATTAATGCTCCCTAAGACCCAACACATTTTTACTTGAATTCCAAACCAAAATATTAACAAGAATTTAAGAATTCTCCACAAAAGTGACCCAGCAAGACCTCCAAACCACTTTCACACACTTTGTATACATCCCAACTAAAATAAAGATGAAAAGTTATGCACCCAAGGGTATGGAATAGTGGTCAATGAATGAGTGAGCCTTGCAGACTAGTAGGGTTAAAATTCCAGCAGAGACAAAAtatactaggtgatttcttcccatctaTCTAAGCCTTGGTTGGTACATGTCCTGGTGGGAAGTAGCACGTACCTTGTGGAATAGTCAAGCTGCCGTGCAAGCTTGACCGGACACCACCGttatcaaaaaataattttataaaaaaaataaagatgaaAAGTTATAAGTATGCACAACTCATAATCTTCCTGTCATTCGCTAAGCATCGTTTATTTTATGTCTTTATTAGTACTAAGCATTGTTGATTTATACTGCAGACATACTTCTTGGCGGTGCTTGCATCCCACGCATATTGCTGAAAAGTGCCTGCAGCGGCTACTGAATGTATTTGCATATATCCATACTCCCTCTGTTTTAGTAGTTAATTTTTAGGTGATGGTCAGATGTCTGTTCGTCTTTTTAATACACTGGTATTCGAACCAGCTTATGCGCACCTCGTTTCCACAATTACCTGCTAAACATCCCATCAGCACACAATATAAGTCGGAGGCACCCAAGACTTAGGCAAATGGGAAGAAAACCTAATGTTTTTGTCTCGGTTGGGATTTGATCCCTATTCTCCCATGGTTCTCATCCACTCCATTGACCGCTACATCACACCCTCGGATGCCAGATGTGTGATGTTTCTTATATTGTAATAAAATTCATGACAAATTTCCTTGTTGAAGGTGATAATTTTGGAAAAGTGAGCTTTTACTCATCTTTGAGAAACTCAAACGTTATATAGCATTAACATCCTGCAGCTCTGGCAGAAGGCTTCGGAGTGCACCATCATATCTGCTGACTTTCAGCACTCAACAGTAAACTGAAACTGCACGGAACAGATCAACCTCTTTTATCTTACTTATTAGCTTAAGCTATATGGAAGAGTGGTTACCATTTTTACACAATCCACTTTCAACCCAACCAAATTAGAATGCTGGTCATCACTAGGAAAACCAGTGAACTTGTAGCTGAAGAAATAACTGAGAAAGACTTGAAGGGAGTGTTAAAGGTCCAAAAATAAAAACTATAAAGTGGAAAAAAGAGGGAACTGTTACATCACACTGCAGTCAAGACAAAACCAATGCACCAACTTATGACAATTATTATCATCAGTTTTTGGAAACATACCTTCAGAATGCGGGACATGAACGATGTTCCATCAAGAGATAAAGCATTCTCTGCGGATTCTTTTCTCATGAACTCTACGTAAGCTGACCTGTTTATGTTATATGTTTAGACTTCAGCACTCAATAATttcagataaaagattgataaaaatgatgaaaacaataACTGACCCTTTGGGTTGCCCAGTTGCTGCATCAGTCAGGATGATCACTTTAAGCACTTCCCCAAATTTATTGAAGTGCCGAGAAAGACTATCCTTTGTAGCAGCAAAATGAACCTAAAACAAAGGAGACAAAATAAATACTTTTCAGCAATTAAGCAATAAAGGATATATCTAGTGAATAAGCACCAACAGTTAATTGACAGAAACTTACATTGTTGACAAAGATGGTCCGTGAATCAGCATCTTCTGTAGGTGGACCAGTAGAATACAAACCTGACATACCAGAAAATGACCTACACATAAGATAAAGAAACAAAGATGGCACTGGGGCATTGCAGAAAGGGAGTACTAAACATATATTAACGCAGTGAATAGAGCAATTGATAGTACTTCACCTCACACATGAGTTAGAGTATTACACGGCAAGCGCAACGCATAATGAAAGCAATAAACCCTAAACCCAATCCTAATATTAGATTGACAATGCCCTAATTAATCTTATTATTTATCTAAAAATAATTTCAGTATGCTTTTGCCATGCCTAGAAAGTAGAAACACACAGAACTAGAGATGATCAAACTCACCCTGATTAATAGAAGCCATCTTTTGAGATTCCTTCTGTGTGTCCGCATATGGTTTCACCTAGCAAAGAGCATATTGTTTAAGTATTTTCTAAAGACTACAAAGATTCAGCCATAATGATTCATAACAGATTATAGATGTTTACATTTCCATTAGTAACTGCAATAGGATTAGTGCTTTCTTTTGTCAACAGCATGTCAGGTTCGCTGGCCAAGCCTTCGCTGCTCTGTGTAGATCTCTGATTCTCTATCTCCAATGCTTGTCTTGCCTCCTGATACTGAGGTGATTTCCAGGTATTCACATTTAATGTAACATTCATTGGCTGGTGAGGAGCACCAGGAGCAAATATTGGTCGATCTTGGTCCTTCTGTGACTTGTGCAAAATATCATTGGCATTGTCAGTAACACCATACTCGACTACAAGTGGAGTCTCGCCTATGTTTTTAAAACGTGCACCAGTTCTCGAGGCATCTATAGCCCCTTTATTCACAATGCTGATACCATGATCAGCTTCTTCATCCAATGCTGAATCATAAAGCACTGCAGTATCATCGTTCAACGTAGACTTCCCAATATGCTTTCCTCTATAATTACTTCTGTGAAGGTAAGTTGAGGCATCAGCAAAAGATTGATCTTGTACATCTTTGGCAACAGCTTGATCAGATTCTTCCAATCTGCTTGAAGGATCGAGAGCGCCAGTAGCACGACCCAGCCTGTCAAACACATTAGCCGACGATCTAACTTTCGCCACATCTTTTGCAGCTTCTGCAACGGCTCTTATAGCGGTGGCCATGGCATTTGGTGCTCTTGCAACCGATCGTATCCTCTGTGGGCGTTCTTGAAGAGATGAGTCCTCCACAGATGTAGAGACCACAGAGCGAAGACGCTTTAGTGAAGGTGAGGATTCTAGATTGGAATTGGATGGCCTAGAAGTAGCCACGGCATCTCTTACTGCAAATTGCAGCAGCCTTCGAGTAGCAGCAATTGCTGGTTGACGAATGCCTTCCCTCTATCAAAAGCAAATAATTTAATCAAAGAGATTACCTGAAGTAGcgatttgaaaataaaaattcGAGAGGACTACTCAAAGCAAGTTCATTCCATCAACAATCcaatccaaaatcatcatacaattGGAAATCTTGGTTCTCCCAACTAGCACCACCCAACCGCAAAACAAAAGGATACAACAATTGCTAAGAAGGAGCGAAGACGGACTTGTACGGAATAACTTCTAGAGCACGGTTGGTGGAATAGTTTCATTGAGATACAAAACTAGATAAAACATCATTTTCTCTTGCTCTTTTAAAGTAGATTAGAAAAAACTCTAGTACTGAACTTGATTCAGTTTTTATGCAATTCATCTTGCAATCACCTTACTCAATCCTTATTCAATAAAGCTATCCACATTTCtcttatacaaaaaaaaaaagcgtAACCATGATTTACTCCCTctggttcacaataagtgaccagtttactttttcattttggttcaaaataagtgtccagttaggtaatcaa
This genomic stretch from Nicotiana sylvestris chromosome 9, ASM39365v2, whole genome shotgun sequence harbors:
- the LOC104247217 gene encoding uncharacterized protein; the protein is MGSGDGEDDRTFRVNNFTAEGFSKLRERVKDKLKEFMGDYTDDTLVEYVIVLLKNGRQKEEARNELNVFLGEDSDSFVAWLWDHLGSNIGLYVQQKDPDTGGGTKNELTSAEPAAKNDLHHLDSDADKVKSNKSRSRRREWKGLVAIEHPTLHSSLADSTSMEEEAHQKVGHSKRSLSPQPELQRKRNRPEERPKKREGIRQPAIAATRRLLQFAVRDAVATSRPSNSNLESSPSLKRLRSVVSTSVEDSSLQERPQRIRSVARAPNAMATAIRAVAEAAKDVAKVRSSANVFDRLGRATGALDPSSRLEESDQAVAKDVQDQSFADASTYLHRSNYRGKHIGKSTLNDDTAVLYDSALDEEADHGISIVNKGAIDASRTGARFKNIGETPLVVEYGVTDNANDILHKSQKDQDRPIFAPGAPHQPMNVTLNVNTWKSPQYQEARQALEIENQRSTQSSEGLASEPDMLLTKESTNPIAVTNGNVKPYADTQKESQKMASINQGLYSTGPPTEDADSRTIFVNNVHFAATKDSLSRHFNKFGEVLKVIILTDAATGQPKGSAYVEFMRKESAENALSLDGTSFMSRILKVVRKSSATPEAASVTVWPRVTRAGPFAVSRFGRVPFPRGIPTLYRSRLPVRPGARSMQWKRDAQPTSAENSGLLTPSSNAVPSPIPRSMTYVRAESKINGDSSTA